DNA from Megachile rotundata isolate GNS110a chromosome 8, iyMegRotu1, whole genome shotgun sequence:
attaaattatataaatagttATGTACAGTcggtattttatacttttttgttattttaaaatatgcagagtattaataaaataaggtGTAAGAGTTGAAGGaggtaaaatacaaatttctaaggtgtaataatttaatatttaaacaatgattacaaacatattttaatgaaaaatagaaaaaccaATAAGTTAGTTCGTATAACCTCTAAACAaaactaattttaaatttgaattaagtataataattttttcttaaattacttGCCTGTGAAAAGAAACATCGTCAATAGTTTGAGGTTCGAGTTTGCATATACAACATATTCGTACCATTTTAAAAAAGTTTTCTGTAATTTGAACGTTTGTTTTATAATTGTCATCCAAATTGCTGATAAGGACCAAATCtgacttccctagggaaaatgtcgACGTGTTTTGTCTGGTTTACACGagacattttcaaaattgatggaaacatttttttaaataaatatttactagcAAAAACTAGTCGATTTGATTAGTAACGAGTAAATCAAGCGGTGGGGTCAAATTCGGTTTTGAAATAACTGATATGAATAATACTTAAGCACTAACAAGTGGCTCCCTCAGTAGTAATACATtaaactaacaaatcaaaattattcaaattattcaagaattaaaaaagaattgtctgtttttaacaaatttgtaatcaacaaaataataactTAACTTAAACTTTTACAAGTTAAAACCCTCTCTAATTTCACATGTATTGTTtcatttgaaacaaaaattatttacacaaaGTTAAAATCTATTCATCTAGAAATAAACTTATCagtaatatttttctaaacTAGTTAACTAacttctttatttaaaaataatgactAGATTGGAGATTTTGTAAGTATGAACAGAAGCATTAATAGTTCCACCGTTTATaccattttattttgtttctcgGTAGATACAtcgttaatattatattacaaagaTGGCGGCTTTTAAagctaataaaaaaaaataaataattgaacggTCAAGTCGTTCATCGCTCGATCTTGTTCGAGCTCCGAGACTTCGTACGAGGAGTTCATCCTCTTCTTTACgcatgtatttatttaaataacaaaaaagaaaagttatataaaaagtgtaaagacattaaattattaaaaaataatacagatTTCTCGTGTACACAATTTTCAATACGATTTTGTACCATTAGTCATTCGTTCTATCCACGACGAGTACAATTATAAATACGtgtataaatacaaattatcatcgatctgattgtgtaattcatTCGAAGCGGAAAATACACTCTCTGGATTCTACTGATCAATAGAATTCTTTTTCTGATTCAAAATCGTTTCGATGTTTCGATGAATTCGAGCGATATGTAATTTTTTCGCTTTTGGGGGTTCTCTCTCTTCTATGTAAAGATTTCCGGTAACTTCCGGCCAATCCACCATCACAGAAGTTGCCCTCTTCCGGTCTGTAATAGAAGAGAAATGAAGTCTTAGCTTTCTATACATGTAATcatacatttatataatttataataaattatatattaatacaaattatattaattataaaaagactttgtttataataatattaataaatattaatgcataataattattatatgtttttgtattatttttaaatattttttaacatagcTATACATTTTtgcaataaataagtaaattatttatagtaaaatgtACAACTATgttttcatacaaaaatataacaaactatgttgaattattatacttgaaacTTTAACACTGTTTAgtatataacaatttatattattatactacatatattattatatatgtattatactatatatattattatatatatattataatatatattattattaatatattaatatattatattattattattaatataataatatattattaatataacattataataatataaatttactgtaatgaaataaattagaaaattactaatttacaaattagtaaatttagaagattataatttcaatttaagagTAAAAGaaacttaataaaattgataacatgtttaatattttatgttactaattttgtaaccaaataaaataatttataaaatttgatgtgGAAATCCAGTTTGAGTTTTGTGACTTGTAGAAATATTTGCTTAGTTACCTAAGAGTTTCTCGAGATATTGGCACCTTGTTTCTGGATCACCCGGGTTCATGGGTGCGCCTGCAACCAGTTCGGCTAGTTCTGCCTTGACCATTAAATTTAATCGAGCCGAGATCTCCTCTAGACCCACTGTAAGCATCAAAGAGATTCTCTTTTATTTCTACAAACAAATATATTCTTTACATGATCTATATTTTCATTCTATTTTATAAACAACCACTGTTTACTACGCGTAGTTTCAATAAACGAAAAAGAAGTATACGATGTTTGAAATTTCTTGATATGAATCTTAAGcatttaaaaagtattttaaacaATCGGTGATACTGTCAAGAATCACAGGCtttctttttaataacaaattcttaaaattgattCATAACTTGAACAAACTGTAGACATAAAATATTACCTGTATTTATAATAAACCTATATTTGCAacatatctaaatattttttttataatataacaaatgcaatataacaataaaaaataattattaaagttatcaaAAAAATTGTcggataaataatttttatgataaCGCAGGATTTGTTCGTATCAAAGAATTTAATAACGAAGAAACGTAAACGTTAAAAAAACGATTAGCgtgattttcttttaattgacaatttagttggaaacttggaaagatGGTATCGTATTATAGTCAAAGCTGGAATGCAAGTTGAACGACTATGGAATGCGGTTCTGCTTTCCCAAGACCCCATGGGATGAACCTAACGACAGCCTTGCTTCGGTTCAAAGTCAAGTTTTTCTACGCTTGTTAGAAAAACCCTAGCGAGGATAACCAACCAAGAGTTATTCggctaaaaaaataaatgactgATCATCGTAACTTTTACGCTACGCATCTTTGAAATTCTTACAAATTCTTTGCTGCCTACACTCAATTTTCATCGACTTCAGAACAACAGTAAAAATTACAACTTCATTACTCTGTAATTGTAAATAGACAATATAGATTTTTCTTCGAACTTAGAGAATGGAACTCTATTTTAAGACTTCCAGATACTTTCACTCTAAAATATTGTACGCAAGCATTTCTTAGTGATCGAAGTTAAACCTAATATAagttaaaatacattataaaacTATTTTTCTCTCCCGAATTTTACACGTGGCAATTTCGTGTAcagtatttttgatattttctgGTAATATAACGACCAAAATGTATATGTgtagctatataacgcgtgtcaTTTTTGTGACAATACAattcgtggtaatataacatggAACATTgtgtgcgtggcaatataatgcataCTGATATAACATGTAGAATTTTTGTACGCGGCAATATAACAGGTGGTGATAACACCTTTAGCATTTCTATGTGTGACAATAcagcacgtggcaatataacgcgagatgatataacgcgtggcgatataacgtgaggtgatataacgcgtagcgatataacgcgcggcgatataacatgtAGTATTTCTATATGTGACAaaacaacacgtggcgatataacgcgaggtgatataacacgcggcgatataacgcgaggtaataaaACGcgcggctatataacgcgaggtgatataacacgcggcaatataacgtgagGTAAGAaaacgcgcggcaatataacgcgaggtgatataacacgcggcgatataacgcgaggtgataaaACGcgcagcgatataacgcgaggtgatataacacgcggcgatataacgcgaggtgataaaacgcgcggcgatataacgcgagatgacATAACGCATAGTActttaacacgtggcgatataacgcgtggtgatataacgtgtaATATTCCTATATGTGgcaatacaacacgtggcgatataacgcgtggtaatataacgtgtaGTATTCCTATatatggcaatacaacgcgtggcgatataacatgtaGCATTTCCGTGTGTGGCAATATAGAGAATAGTAACAGAacttatagtaattgtgtgcatggcaatataacgtgtgataTTTCCGTAAACCAAGAACCAGAAATTCCATAATAATGTAATTCGTGGCGATATACGATAACACCTgataattacaatatattatcatttaatatcaataaattaGCATTTGAAACTTTTCTTTGTCAGATCTGCatataaacatttgaaaaatatattaactatTGTCcgcattaaaattaattcttctatattcattaaatttccaTGGTAACAATAAggcattatttaaaatttagttgTAGCTTGTATTATCAATTTACATACATACTCTACGTCTTGTTCCATTTTTCAAGTCActcttaaatcatttttaacgaGAACTCTTCTGCCATTTACTTTTCAAGAAGAGAACAGTAAAGCGATTATGCGTGTACAACAACATGAATGAAACATTTATGCGTATGTACCTCGAATTAACAACGCCGAACCGGCATTGAAACGAAAATAGTATGCTCCATTCATGCCTGCTCGAATCACGACTCAAACATACATGCTGATAAAAAAgatcagtttttattttttcacgtAGTACCTTTGATCTGTTTAAAATTTGACATTTCATATATTAAGTGCTactcaatattttcaataacgaATTCATAAACCAAGTTCTcagagaaaaatgaaaaaaaaaaaataaatgacagCGAGTCCTaataatcaattaaaaaatataaaaattcataagggTATTGGTGAGTATCCCatgaaacaaaaaatttgtTAGTTAAACAAACATCACCCTACTGCATAGTTTATGATTTTAAATGGAGTACTTCTTGCATTACTGTATGTAGGTTTGGACTAGGCTTAAGATTTCCGAAACGTTTAAATGGCAGTGTACACGAAATCGCGTGATTCAACTACTTTAAATTCCTTACGGTTCATCCAGCGCTGCAAGGCATAAAGAACCGATGTTTGCAAATTGCCGTTACGGTGCTCATAAACGAAACTTGAACACGCGTTATGTATGATGGACTGTTTGGACAACCGTGTGACTTCGACGAATACACGTGGTAGAAAAGGAGAGGTTTCGAACGGTGTTACGATCCACAATGAACGTTTGTACAATATTACTATCCACATTTGCATAACGAACGTTACGCAGAACTCATATACGCCGGAACCCGCTCTTTTCCCCCCTCTTCGTTCACTTGCCTCCCATTTCTCCCCTGCCCCTAACTTATTCTGCCACCCACGTTTCCCGAGGAAACGTATTACTTAGTGATGGAATCTATCTGTTTGACCTTTCGATTACTTTTCTTAATTTGTTCTTTCAAGGTTGTTTGTATTTATTTGGACGAATTTTTGGGATATTTTTTGTCAGTATTTTAGGATGCATCAACTGTGAtgtgtacataaaatatttctgaaatttttaatttaaacggttcaccagatctgaaaattttttaattcttgaactTTCAAAGTTGACAAGGTTTGCTAAATTGCCCAAATTATTCAGTTAttatatttccaaaatctcaaatttgcaaattctcaaatttacaaattaacaaattcctaaattttcaaatccctaagtttataaattgctacattttcaaatctcctaattctcaGATTTGATAtctgataataatttatttattatgataaTTATTCATAGTATTAGTTTACATAATCAGgttcacataaattatttatgcattATAAAAAACAAAGCAATGATAGTATtggtataaaataaattacttaattcttaatatcaatgaaataattttatccaaatttgttttttataatGTATCAACAATTTTCATGAACCTAATTATTTAAACTACTATTACAGATGtgtacatattataataaataaattattaaatatcaaatagtaaactattcaatttatatgactaaattataattcatattataaaattataaattatttgatttGTTTCATATATaaagatattgaaatattaaagtacatatattacagtattaaattataattattaagatATTAGGTTTTGTTAACATTATATAAGTCTACATCCAGCACTACATGTGAAAAATATCAATGAAGATAGAAAAAACATAATACACATCAACCTAACCTTACATTTCATTTcgaatgttaaaattctatttCAAGGTCAATTGATCCCATTTCAAGATCCTACACAAATTCAATTGAAATCaactatttgaaaaaatatatataaaatagtataaagaAAATATCGAATAATATATAAAGAAGCATGTACACTAGTaagtaatatatatgtataacaatataataaatatgtacatattacatacTGTTACGACGCGAATACAAGtgcaaaataaataagtaaaaaagtGATCAAATCAAGTCACATCTCGTTCTCCAAACGATAACAAACAATCAGAGATGACATAAGTTGGTAAGTGAGTATAAAGAGAACACGGAACGGAGCATGATGAAAGAAACGAGAAGCATTGAATACCAGGACGTCATATCCGGGCGTGATAGATCGAGCCAAGGTGAGCAGAGGTCGTGAGTAGCCCTCTAATGAAGAAAATCTGCCTTGCATTTTAAAGGACTTCTTATCCCCCTCTACTTCATCTACCAATCCTTCAGAATCGAATGTAACCAAATACTAGAACACGAACTTACTGATAACGATTCCTTCATTTCCTttgttctttttctttcatcGTTCTAACACTTTCTCTGAAACATTTTGCGTATGTAGATGACATGTAAATTTTATGGAGATACAATGAGAAATAATTCTTTTCTgtttgcataatttttttaatctatttcattatttgtgATGGACTAAAAATATATTAGTGCATTAGAgcgtgtttaaatttttaaattttgatattttttgttgtgaaatttttgaatttagaaatttgtaatttgtaaaattaaatattgacaaatttaggaatatcaaattgtaaaatgtttaaatttccctattattaattttcaaatttagaaatttggtaatttagaagttttgaaatttaaaactaaacaaatttcaaacttttaaaattttcaaatttgtaaatttttgaatttgtaaatttttgaatttacaaatttggtaacttggagatttagaaatttagaactagacaaattttcaaattttttaatttttcaaatttgtcacttattaaattttcaaatttagaatattgataatttggaaatttgagaattaacaaatttaataccaatcttccaaattttttaattttcaagtcctaaaatttttcaactgtcaaatattcaaatttggaaatatggtaaAAAATATGATTATAATTTGTTAAGAAAATATTACATTAAAGTTGAGATTTTACCCGGCTCGAAGTTTTTCTTCATTCGACGCCACTGCCTCGCGTAGACTAGAGCTGAGCATCCTGCGACCAGGAAAAAAAGAATACAGGCACAGACGGCAAGGATCAAGGCTCCTGTTTGCCAATCCCACAGGATTCTCTCCTCCGAAGACGTTTCCCTCAGACGAGGTTCATTTACTATCTAGAatcaaataattataacaacttaataacaattaaactacatataataatatatgaaagttgaaaataattacaaaatttatcgatcattgttaatttttaattattgaaaataaatcgtCAAGAACTTTCATGAGGATTAGATACTTTAATTTACTGatatttagttaattaaaagttattttgttaaatacttaaaaattgaaaatttggaaatttaagaatttgacaatttaaaaattaaaaacttcaaaatttaataatttagtaattcagcaCTTTGGacgtttcaaaaatttgataatttcaagttaaaaagtTGATAACTTCATAAATTAGTAGTTTGATAATTAgaatacttttaaataaacgAATTTAATAACAGCCAAAGCAtaggattaaaaattttgaaagtatttaatttaattaccaaacagtataaaaattcaaaaatttaaaaatttaaaatttgaaagtcatTTGtctggtaaatt
Protein-coding regions in this window:
- the wgn gene encoding tumor necrosis factor receptor superfamily member wengen isoform X1, with amino-acid sequence MPREPNRGYLLAVLLLLVGSRKASCSTSAPRYPVCKPGFEFWSVERDTCWPCTRCAPEFTLSPCTIYKDAICGPLSALELDWSFLSTKKRPETGQRSLEAVTSKMFWRFSDLDQQQIRQESNDFVGRVGNLERNIELETKDQIVNEPRLRETSSEERILWDWQTGALILAVCACILFFLVAGCSALVYARQWRRMKKNFEPVGLEEISARLNLMVKAELAELVAGAPMNPGDPETRCQYLEKLLDRKRATSVMVDWPEVTGNLYIEEREPPKAKKLHIARIHRNIETILNQKKNSIDQ